In the genome of Ralstonia pickettii DTP0602, one region contains:
- a CDS encoding transposase IS66, with the protein MFRLDADLRVYLHRNAVDFRLGINGLVALVEQSMQLDPFASAVYAFHNRRRNRIKLLLWDRNGFWMLLKRLEEDRFVWPRREHAVIELTTEQLHWLLDGIDVDAVKRHPSRKYQHTA; encoded by the coding sequence ATGTTCCGGCTCGACGCTGACCTGCGGGTCTACCTGCACCGCAACGCGGTGGATTTCCGCCTCGGGATCAATGGGTTGGTTGCCCTGGTCGAGCAGTCGATGCAGCTTGATCCGTTTGCCAGCGCCGTCTACGCCTTTCATAACCGTCGGCGCAACCGCATCAAACTGTTACTGTGGGACCGAAACGGGTTCTGGATGCTTTTGAAGCGATTGGAGGAAGACCGTTTTGTGTGGCCGCGGCGTGAGCACGCGGTGATCGAGCTCACGACCGAGCAGCTGCACTGGCTACTGGACGGTATCGACGTGGACGCCGTGAAGCGGCACCCGTCGCGCAAATATCAGCACACGGCTTGA
- a CDS encoding transposase IS66, with product MSGGCTIVFSMNEHDLSQLPPAAQAYIRELEARAAANAQHIAELNDRIKLLEEQFRLAQSKRFAPSSEKIKDRVFDEAEQMAAAEPANDDEDEALAPPDTGLPEPDKPAGRKRGRKPLPAELPRQRIEYDLTEDQKICPCCQGSMHRLGEEVSEQLHIEAKVSVLQHVRFKYACRHCERNAERTPVVTAPMPAQPLPGSNASPAMLATVTIGKYVDGTPLYRMEDALGRAGIEVGRGTLANWIIRPAELHYSRLYEALRRTLLSQPLIHADETTVQVLKEQGKAAQSKSYMWVYRSAEDCGEPVVLFDYQPGRGQEYPQAFLAGYEGMLMTDGYSAWRTLEGVTHFGCLAHARRAFVDALKGQKKLGGHAAQALEYFKALYQVEALAKAELPEGQSRADYTYRLRQQHSVPLLTAFKAWLDEQAPRVLPESLLGKAIVYTRNQWEYLSRYVVDGRAPVDNNVIERDVRPFATARRSWLFSDTVAGAKASAMVYSLMLTCRACGVEPYAYLLHVLTELPQRAPDADVIDLLPFSFVAASAA from the coding sequence TTGAGCGGTGGCTGCACTATCGTGTTCAGCATGAACGAACACGACCTCTCGCAATTGCCGCCGGCCGCCCAGGCCTATATCCGCGAACTCGAAGCGCGGGCAGCTGCCAACGCTCAGCACATTGCAGAGTTGAACGATCGCATCAAGCTCCTTGAGGAACAGTTCCGGCTTGCGCAATCCAAACGCTTCGCGCCAAGCAGCGAGAAGATCAAGGACCGCGTGTTCGACGAAGCCGAACAAATGGCCGCTGCGGAGCCGGCCAACGACGATGAGGATGAAGCGCTCGCGCCGCCGGACACGGGGCTGCCAGAGCCCGATAAGCCCGCAGGCCGCAAACGTGGCCGCAAGCCGCTGCCGGCGGAGTTGCCGCGCCAGCGCATCGAGTATGACCTGACCGAAGACCAGAAGATCTGCCCGTGCTGCCAGGGCTCGATGCACCGCTTGGGCGAGGAAGTCAGCGAGCAGTTGCACATCGAAGCAAAGGTCTCCGTACTGCAGCACGTCCGCTTCAAATACGCGTGTCGGCACTGCGAGCGCAATGCCGAACGCACGCCGGTGGTGACCGCGCCGATGCCAGCGCAACCACTGCCGGGCAGCAACGCAAGCCCGGCAATGCTGGCGACGGTGACCATCGGCAAGTACGTTGACGGCACGCCGCTGTATCGCATGGAAGATGCGCTCGGGCGCGCTGGCATTGAAGTTGGCCGTGGCACGCTGGCCAACTGGATCATCCGGCCTGCCGAGTTGCATTACAGCCGGCTGTATGAGGCGCTGCGCCGCACGCTGCTATCGCAGCCACTGATCCATGCGGACGAGACAACGGTGCAGGTGCTCAAGGAGCAGGGCAAGGCCGCGCAGAGCAAATCATATATGTGGGTCTACCGCAGCGCGGAGGACTGCGGGGAACCCGTGGTGCTGTTCGATTACCAGCCAGGGCGCGGACAGGAGTACCCGCAGGCGTTTCTCGCCGGCTACGAGGGCATGCTGATGACCGACGGCTACAGCGCGTGGCGCACGCTTGAGGGCGTGACCCACTTCGGCTGCCTGGCGCATGCGAGACGCGCGTTTGTCGATGCGCTCAAGGGGCAGAAGAAGCTTGGCGGGCACGCCGCGCAGGCGCTCGAATACTTCAAGGCCCTCTACCAGGTCGAGGCGCTCGCCAAGGCTGAGTTGCCCGAAGGACAATCGCGCGCTGACTACACGTATCGGCTGCGCCAGCAGCATAGCGTACCGCTCCTGACGGCGTTCAAGGCGTGGCTGGACGAGCAGGCCCCGCGGGTGTTGCCAGAGAGCCTGCTGGGCAAGGCGATCGTCTACACGCGGAACCAGTGGGAATACTTGAGCCGCTATGTTGTCGATGGGCGTGCGCCCGTGGACAACAACGTCATCGAACGAGACGTTAGGCCGTTTGCAACCGCGAGAAGGTCCTGGCTGTTCAGCGACACGGTCGCCGGCGCGAAGGCCAGCGCGATGGTCTATAGCCTGATGCTCACGTGCCGGGCCTGCGGCGTTGAGCCGTACGCCTATCTGCTGCACGTACTAACCGAATTGCCGCAGCGCGCCCCGGACGCGGACGTCATCGACCTGCTGCCGTTCAGCTTCGTCGCAGCGTCTGCCGCCTGA
- a CDS encoding short-chain dehydrogenase (K14189: dltE; uncharacterized oxidoreductase [EC:1.-.-.-]), with the protein MKLTGNTIFITGGGSGIGRGLAEALHKLGNQVIISGRRAERLQATIDANPGMQAEALDITDPADIQKVAARLIAEHPGLNVLINNAGIMLPDGAAGPVDDELLTSTVETNLLGPIRMTSALIEHLKTREGAVVANVSSVLGFVPLAITAVYSATKAALHSYTLSQRFLLRDSKVSVFEIAPPWVRTELLNSSEEERAMPLETFIAGAIEQLGTDANEILVGPAVDMRANPGPNEHAGVNEFNDSMAAG; encoded by the coding sequence ATGAAACTCACCGGTAACACCATATTCATCACGGGCGGCGGTTCTGGCATCGGCCGCGGTCTTGCCGAAGCGCTGCACAAGCTTGGCAACCAGGTCATCATCTCCGGCCGCCGCGCGGAGCGTTTGCAAGCGACGATCGATGCTAATCCCGGCATGCAGGCGGAAGCGCTCGACATCACCGATCCGGCGGATATCCAGAAGGTCGCCGCCAGGCTGATTGCCGAGCATCCCGGGCTCAATGTGCTGATCAACAACGCGGGCATCATGTTGCCGGATGGCGCTGCCGGCCCGGTCGACGACGAGCTGCTGACCTCCACCGTCGAGACCAATCTGCTCGGGCCGATCCGCATGACCTCGGCGCTGATCGAGCACCTGAAGACGCGGGAAGGCGCCGTCGTGGCCAATGTCAGCTCGGTACTTGGCTTCGTGCCCCTGGCCATCACGGCCGTGTACAGCGCGACCAAGGCGGCCTTGCACTCATACACGCTGTCCCAGCGCTTTCTGCTTCGCGACAGCAAGGTCTCCGTCTTCGAGATCGCGCCACCATGGGTCCGCACCGAGCTGTTGAACAGCAGCGAGGAGGAGCGCGCGATGCCTCTCGAAACATTCATCGCGGGCGCGATCGAGCAACTGGGCACGGACGCCAACGAGATCCTGGTGGGTCCGGCCGTGGACATGCGCGCCAATCCGGGACCAAACGAGCACGCCGGGGTCAACGAGTTCAACGACTCGATGGCTGCCGGTTGA
- a CDS encoding plasmid stability protein StbB (K07062: K07062), with amino-acid sequence MIVLDTKVLSELMRGQPEPAVVDWLDRQAQDSLVITAVTVAELLYGIARLPDGRRKTGLQEAALQMLDQEFEDRVLPFDEDAAVHYAALVAQRERAGCPISMADAQIAAICRHHAAALATRNTKDFEGVGIVLANPWLD; translated from the coding sequence ATGATCGTGCTCGACACCAAAGTCTTGTCGGAGTTGATGCGGGGCCAGCCTGAGCCGGCCGTCGTCGACTGGCTCGATCGACAGGCACAGGATTCCCTGGTCATCACCGCCGTGACGGTTGCCGAGCTGTTGTATGGCATTGCCCGTCTGCCCGACGGGCGCCGCAAAACCGGGTTACAGGAAGCCGCGCTACAGATGCTCGACCAGGAATTCGAGGACCGGGTGCTGCCTTTCGACGAGGATGCCGCCGTGCACTACGCCGCGTTAGTGGCCCAGCGCGAACGCGCGGGCTGCCCGATTAGCATGGCGGACGCGCAGATTGCAGCCATCTGTCGGCACCACGCCGCCGCTCTGGCCACGCGCAACACAAAGGACTTCGAAGGGGTCGGCATCGTGTTGGCCAATCCCTGGCTGGATTGA
- a CDS encoding transposase (K07483: K07483; transposase), protein MRPQPLFADASMIEAECEVPPLRVIRVRSNGKRDFDARDKRQLVEACLRPGVSVAGMALRVGINTNQLRKWIRLHQVATEAAAADSAEPALPAFVPVVEVSGATRVPESPVALECLPAQAPACTQPSPRPSLTPAVLTARLPNGVTVELKCGGQDVALVKAMIEALGAR, encoded by the coding sequence TTGCGTCCGCAACCACTATTTGCGGACGCAAGCATGATCGAAGCCGAATGTGAAGTTCCGCCGCTGAGAGTGATCCGTGTTCGCTCCAACGGGAAGCGCGACTTTGACGCCAGGGATAAGCGCCAACTGGTCGAGGCGTGTCTACGGCCAGGGGTATCGGTAGCTGGGATGGCACTTAGGGTCGGCATCAATACGAACCAGTTGCGCAAGTGGATTCGGCTGCACCAAGTGGCAACTGAAGCCGCTGCGGCCGACAGTGCGGAGCCTGCATTGCCCGCGTTCGTACCGGTCGTCGAGGTTAGCGGCGCAACGCGCGTTCCGGAATCGCCGGTGGCGCTGGAATGTCTGCCGGCCCAAGCGCCTGCTTGCACCCAACCATCGCCGCGTCCATCTCTGACGCCTGCTGTACTCACGGCGCGGTTGCCCAACGGCGTGACGGTCGAACTCAAATGCGGCGGGCAGGACGTTGCCCTGGTGAAGGCGATGATCGAAGCGTTGGGAGCGCGTTGA
- a CDS encoding hypothetical protein (K16137: nemR; TetR/AcrR family transcriptional regulator, transcriptional repressor for nem operon) produces the protein MGVSKQQAEENRKAILAASEKLFREHGIDGVGLSALMKAAGFTQGGFYNHFESKEALAAEVVATAMDKVNHDLKEAIAAPIAPGGNRMKRQVDYYLSGVHCSDIEQGCAVAGLTADVRRLGNAAQSHFASGLEVMIETLTALVAQQRPDADQDEARRAAIAFYNQMVGALMLSRAIAGADRRLAEEILDASRKMLISNFALDEGPA, from the coding sequence ATGGGCGTCTCAAAGCAGCAGGCGGAAGAGAATCGGAAGGCCATCCTTGCCGCCTCGGAAAAGCTGTTCCGCGAGCACGGAATCGATGGTGTCGGGCTGAGTGCACTAATGAAGGCCGCCGGCTTTACCCAGGGTGGCTTCTATAACCATTTCGAATCGAAGGAGGCGCTCGCCGCTGAAGTCGTGGCCACCGCGATGGACAAGGTCAACCACGACCTGAAGGAAGCCATCGCGGCGCCGATTGCACCGGGTGGCAACCGCATGAAGCGGCAGGTCGACTATTACCTGTCCGGCGTGCACTGCAGCGATATCGAGCAAGGCTGCGCCGTGGCCGGCCTCACGGCGGACGTGCGGCGGCTTGGCAATGCGGCGCAGTCGCACTTCGCAAGCGGCCTGGAGGTGATGATCGAAACCCTGACAGCGCTGGTTGCGCAACAGCGCCCCGATGCCGACCAGGATGAGGCACGCCGCGCGGCAATTGCGTTCTACAACCAAATGGTGGGGGCGCTCATGCTGTCCCGGGCGATAGCCGGCGCCGATCGCCGGCTGGCGGAAGAAATCCTGGACGCGAGCCGCAAGATGCTGATCAGTAATTTCGCGCTGGACGAGGGGCCGGCGTGA
- a CDS encoding N-ethylmaleimide reductase (FMN-linked; catalyzes the formation of N-ethylsuccinimide from N-ethylmaleimide~K10680: nemA; N-ethylmaleimide reductase [EC:1.-.-.-]) translates to MSTLFTPIKVGAYEFMHRVVLAPLTRMRAGEGAIPGPLMAEYYAQRTSPGALLISEATIAAPNGNGYLGAPGLYDDSQIAGWRLVTDAVHARGGRIFLQLYHAGRQSNSEVQPEGSQPVGPSAIAHGGVAYTKAGWVANTPNRALETQEIAELVESFRRAAERGLAAGFDGVELHAANGYLFDQFLQDGSNKRTDSYGGSFENRARFLLEATRAVISVWGSDKVAVRLGPSGSFGDMADSNPEGLFTYVATELGKLDLAYLHLIEPRVRGNVEDDTRDPNPVAAKLIRSVYPGTIIAAGGFKGDTAEAIIAAGDANLVAFGRDFISNPDLPERLRRKAPLNPYDRETFFGGTDIGYVDYPFYDQRVAA, encoded by the coding sequence ATGTCCACGTTGTTCACACCGATCAAGGTTGGCGCCTACGAGTTCATGCACCGTGTTGTGCTGGCGCCGCTGACACGCATGCGTGCCGGTGAAGGTGCGATCCCCGGCCCGCTGATGGCCGAGTACTACGCACAGCGCACCTCGCCTGGTGCGCTGCTGATCAGTGAAGCCACCATCGCTGCGCCCAATGGCAATGGCTACCTTGGCGCACCCGGGCTTTATGACGACAGTCAGATCGCGGGCTGGCGTCTGGTCACCGATGCCGTGCATGCAAGGGGCGGCAGGATTTTCCTGCAGCTGTACCACGCCGGTCGCCAGTCGAATTCGGAAGTTCAGCCAGAGGGCAGCCAGCCGGTAGGCCCGTCGGCGATTGCCCACGGCGGTGTGGCATATACGAAGGCGGGCTGGGTTGCCAACACGCCGAATCGCGCACTGGAGACCCAGGAAATCGCGGAACTGGTTGAGAGCTTCCGCCGTGCCGCCGAACGTGGCCTTGCAGCCGGATTCGACGGCGTCGAACTGCACGCTGCCAATGGCTACCTGTTCGACCAGTTCCTGCAGGACGGCAGCAACAAGCGCACGGACAGCTACGGAGGTTCGTTCGAGAACCGCGCGCGCTTCCTGCTTGAAGCCACACGCGCGGTGATTTCTGTCTGGGGAAGCGACAAGGTTGCGGTGCGCCTGGGCCCGAGCGGTTCGTTCGGGGACATGGCCGACAGCAATCCGGAAGGCCTGTTCACCTACGTTGCCACTGAGCTGGGCAAGCTCGATCTCGCCTACCTGCATCTGATCGAACCGCGCGTGCGGGGCAATGTCGAGGACGACACCAGGGACCCGAACCCTGTGGCCGCGAAGCTGATCCGCTCGGTTTACCCCGGCACGATCATCGCTGCAGGCGGTTTCAAGGGCGACACCGCGGAAGCGATCATCGCGGCAGGCGACGCCAACCTGGTTGCATTTGGCCGCGACTTTATCTCGAACCCTGACCTGCCCGAACGACTGCGCCGCAAGGCGCCGCTGAATCCGTACGATCGTGAGACGTTCTTCGGCGGTACGGACATCGGCTATGTCGACTATCCGTTCTACGACCAACGCGTTGCCGCTTGA
- a CDS encoding DNA-binding protein produces the protein MATLTIRNLDEEVKARLRLQAAQHGRSMEEEVREILRRALSKPSGRGGLGSRLQQRFATLADPGLDLPSRAERPRSADLPE, from the coding sequence GTGGCAACGTTGACTATCCGCAACCTGGATGAAGAGGTGAAGGCACGGCTGCGGCTCCAGGCGGCACAGCACGGCCGCTCCATGGAAGAGGAGGTGCGCGAGATTTTGCGGCGCGCGCTCAGCAAACCGTCTGGCCGTGGCGGCCTGGGCAGCCGTTTGCAACAGCGCTTTGCCACGCTGGCCGATCCGGGGCTGGATCTGCCCTCGCGCGCCGAGCGACCGCGGTCCGCGGATTTGCCCGAATGA